From Paenibacillus graminis, a single genomic window includes:
- a CDS encoding polysaccharide biosynthesis protein, translating to MFFKNKKILVIGGTGTIGKSIVKHILQEEPEAIRIFSRDEYKQFELQNEVNGHSKLSYLIGDIRDYDRVLCAMEDIDYVFHTAAMKHVSFCEYNPFEAVLTNIIGTYNVIKAAKQQNVKKVVFTSTDKAISPTNNYGATKLSAEKLISSAEYSKGSGKTVFSTVRFGNVMGSRGSVIPLFVKQVRESKAITVTDLSMTRFMMTLEQATKLTIQSLQISKGGETFILKMPVIKLQDLAEIVVEETPKKYGIDPSTVGIVEIGLKPGEKRYEELMTYDESLSAYELPDLYIVPSPFAPRNTYEDASRPKPGTYSSEGAIPLTKEQVRKLTIEQNLI from the coding sequence ATGTTTTTTAAGAATAAAAAAATTTTGGTTATTGGTGGTACAGGCACAATCGGGAAAAGTATTGTGAAACATATTTTACAAGAGGAGCCTGAAGCTATCAGAATTTTTAGTAGAGATGAGTATAAACAGTTCGAGCTGCAAAATGAAGTGAATGGACATTCAAAGTTAAGCTACTTGATAGGGGATATTCGTGATTATGATCGTGTCTTATGTGCGATGGAGGATATTGATTACGTGTTTCATACAGCAGCAATGAAGCATGTTTCATTTTGTGAATATAACCCTTTCGAGGCTGTGCTTACGAATATTATCGGCACGTATAACGTGATTAAAGCAGCGAAACAACAAAACGTAAAAAAAGTAGTGTTTACAAGTACAGATAAAGCCATCTCTCCGACCAACAATTATGGAGCAACTAAACTATCCGCTGAGAAACTTATTTCCTCCGCAGAATATTCGAAAGGTTCAGGAAAAACCGTATTCTCTACTGTGCGGTTCGGTAATGTAATGGGCTCCAGAGGTTCGGTCATCCCGTTATTTGTTAAGCAAGTCAGAGAAAGCAAAGCTATAACGGTAACAGATTTATCGATGACAAGATTTATGATGACGTTAGAACAGGCGACTAAACTTACAATCCAATCACTGCAAATATCTAAAGGCGGAGAAACGTTTATTTTGAAAATGCCTGTGATTAAACTACAGGACTTAGCAGAGATTGTTGTAGAAGAAACGCCGAAGAAATACGGGATTGACCCGTCCACGGTTGGTATCGTTGAAATTGGCTTAAAGCCTGGCGAAAAAAGATATGAAGAACTGATGACGTATGATGAATCATTAAGTGCTTATGAATTACCCGATTTATATATTGTTCCTTCTCCGTTTGCCCCTAGAAACACATACGAGGATGCAAGCAGACCGAAACCCGGCACCTATAGCTCGGAAGGAGCGATCCCGCTGACTAAGGAACAAGTGCGGAAGTTAACGATTGAACAAAATCTAATCTAG
- a CDS encoding CDP-glycerol glycerophosphotransferase family protein codes for MSIYLSNYWSLYSEFISVLKDLKYRDIPIALMTNFYQQINDDLRSDMERTDFEMKLNDSRIKKPNEIQPFFEKMVAPLRQPYKTNLNGKILINLDYTRIPVKTLSDHFSRDHTIMLSRSRASEYFGIPNVCIGSFKSDTGEASNALIKQATSILAEYEGHPAFSNPLFCQTFIKRIPGIVDAIETVNNLYEQIPVGAVLIGTTEDVVSRSLAVVGAIKGIPSICLQHGILMGEEAFIPVFSSHIGIYGEYEKEWYMTRGLEEKRIAVIGHPRYDEIFTSTRLPNDTFCEAYDLDPNRITLLVATGPGLDADKIQALITELAKNQKFQFIIKPHPWELSKKLISLYTDLERTCKSVQVIKDKKADTRDLIINSDGVIASLSTVALESFLFNKPVFVFDFIQANREYDYYNSLENYIQKEPTELIKTVSSYFTSEEEKLNFEGVKNNFLLKSYTTKHSGKELSELINQLINERHK; via the coding sequence GTGTCTATCTACCTATCGAATTACTGGTCTCTGTATAGTGAATTCATCAGTGTTCTGAAGGATTTAAAGTATAGAGACATCCCCATTGCCCTCATGACGAATTTCTATCAACAAATTAATGATGATCTTAGAAGTGATATGGAGCGAACAGATTTTGAGATGAAATTGAACGATTCAAGGATTAAGAAACCAAACGAGATTCAACCTTTTTTCGAGAAGATGGTAGCACCTTTAAGGCAACCCTATAAGACTAATTTAAATGGAAAGATATTGATCAATCTGGACTATACAAGAATTCCAGTGAAAACACTAAGTGATCATTTTAGTAGAGATCATACGATAATGTTGTCACGTTCCAGAGCTTCTGAATATTTCGGGATTCCAAATGTATGTATTGGAAGCTTTAAGAGCGACACCGGAGAGGCGTCCAATGCGTTAATCAAGCAGGCAACTTCAATTTTAGCGGAATACGAAGGACATCCTGCTTTTAGTAATCCCTTATTTTGCCAAACATTCATTAAGCGAATTCCCGGTATTGTCGATGCAATAGAAACTGTTAATAACCTTTACGAGCAAATCCCGGTAGGTGCTGTATTGATAGGTACGACAGAAGATGTTGTTAGCCGGTCTCTTGCGGTCGTTGGAGCTATAAAAGGAATTCCCAGCATTTGTTTGCAACATGGGATTTTAATGGGGGAAGAAGCGTTTATCCCCGTTTTTTCAAGTCATATAGGGATATACGGAGAGTACGAAAAAGAATGGTATATGACAAGGGGGCTTGAGGAAAAACGAATCGCAGTGATCGGTCACCCCCGATATGATGAAATCTTCACTTCTACCCGACTGCCAAATGATACTTTTTGTGAAGCGTACGATCTTGACCCAAATAGAATTACGTTATTAGTTGCTACAGGGCCGGGATTAGATGCAGATAAGATACAAGCGCTAATCACGGAGTTGGCTAAGAATCAGAAATTTCAATTCATCATAAAACCCCATCCTTGGGAGCTTTCAAAAAAGCTGATTTCACTCTACACGGACTTGGAAAGAACGTGTAAATCCGTCCAAGTTATCAAGGATAAAAAAGCAGATACACGCGATCTGATAATCAATTCAGACGGTGTCATCGCTTCACTGTCTACCGTTGCTCTGGAATCTTTTTTATTTAATAAACCCGTTTTTGTCTTTGATTTCATTCAAGCAAACCGTGAATACGATTATTATAATTCCCTGGAGAATTATATTCAGAAGGAGCCAACAGAGTTAATAAAAACGGTCTCTTCATATTTTACAAGTGAAGAAGAGAAATTAAATTTTGAAGGTGTGAAAAATAACTTTTTACTAAAATCCTATACAACAAAACATTCTGGCAAAGAGCTCTCAGAGTTGATTAACCAATTGATCAATGAAAGACATAAATAA
- a CDS encoding glycosyltransferase family 2 protein: MAKVSIIMTSYNKPGYIAKSIQSIVDQTFTDFELFLMDDNSNAETIKAIEPFLNDKRIKFYQSDIQTMNERVEKVRYAALINEALHKASGEYISYATDDNCYRKNRLEKMVDYLESDQSAMIVYSASLVNYLNERSEITKQQLRHAKRMVPVAPCQIDHCSVMHRSSILPVIKEKFGSYWDENPEFYRIGDARFFWRLNQFWDFYPIEDILDDNYITELSIHYQLQQQEKSEFIQMLPPQRTCKELREELRSMKQQKTIK, from the coding sequence TTGGCAAAGGTATCCATAATAATGACTAGTTACAATAAGCCTGGATATATCGCGAAGTCCATTCAATCCATTGTAGATCAGACTTTTACAGACTTTGAACTCTTCTTGATGGATGATAACTCGAATGCAGAAACAATTAAAGCAATTGAACCTTTTTTAAATGATAAAAGAATCAAATTTTATCAGAGTGATATACAAACCATGAACGAAAGAGTGGAGAAGGTCAGATATGCTGCGCTAATAAATGAAGCCCTGCACAAAGCGTCGGGTGAGTACATTTCATATGCAACTGATGATAACTGTTATAGAAAAAATAGACTGGAAAAAATGGTGGATTATTTAGAGAGCGATCAGAGTGCCATGATTGTCTACTCTGCCTCATTAGTCAATTACTTAAATGAGAGGAGCGAAATAACGAAACAACAATTAAGACATGCAAAAAGAATGGTCCCGGTAGCCCCCTGCCAAATAGATCATTGTTCAGTCATGCATAGAAGCTCCATTCTCCCTGTCATAAAGGAAAAATTCGGCTCCTATTGGGACGAGAACCCGGAATTTTATAGAATTGGCGATGCCAGGTTTTTCTGGCGGCTAAATCAGTTTTGGGATTTCTATCCGATAGAGGATATTTTAGATGATAACTATATCACGGAATTATCCATTCACTATCAACTGCAGCAGCAAGAAAAGAGTGAATTTATACAAATGCTGCCCCCTCAAAGAACATGTAAAGAGCTTAGAGAAGAACTAAGATCAATGAAACAGCAAAAAACCATAAAATAA
- a CDS encoding CgeB family protein, whose protein sequence is MNIIFITSGFKAVYNFFEQCVVKAFQNAGHYCESFTLNNNGLNALKLMEQSLQPDLIFAMTGLKISVPILEFLKETKAKSAIWMTEDPYYMDWTLPLIPYFDYIFTIDQAAVEQYKRLGHPYVYHLPLGTDPEVFHSTLVSKEFASDICLVGVPYSNRIELIEFLLKRTDYQIQIVGRGWSKHKYEWIKNSNRDLDLVNAWVKPETVVNYYNGSKIILNIHRPSDEKYNKNRMGIIAKSINNRTFDAASCEAFQLLDSKEDLVNHFEDGKEIVCFKDKHDLLEKIHYYMAHDEERKQIAHNARKRVLTSHTFQHRIDHLLMKLQ, encoded by the coding sequence ATGAATATTATTTTTATTACTTCAGGTTTTAAAGCAGTTTATAACTTTTTTGAACAGTGTGTAGTAAAAGCATTTCAGAATGCGGGTCACTACTGTGAATCCTTCACATTAAATAATAATGGTTTAAATGCTCTGAAACTTATGGAACAGTCTTTGCAGCCGGATCTTATTTTTGCAATGACCGGTTTGAAAATCTCCGTACCTATACTAGAATTCTTAAAAGAAACAAAGGCAAAGTCGGCCATTTGGATGACTGAAGATCCTTATTATATGGACTGGACCCTCCCGCTTATCCCTTATTTCGACTATATTTTTACCATCGATCAAGCTGCAGTAGAACAATATAAAAGACTTGGGCATCCATATGTCTATCATCTTCCGCTAGGAACAGATCCAGAAGTGTTTCATTCCACATTAGTCTCTAAAGAGTTTGCAAGTGATATTTGTTTAGTAGGAGTACCCTATAGTAATCGGATTGAGCTTATTGAATTCTTGTTAAAGAGAACAGATTATCAAATTCAAATCGTTGGGAGAGGGTGGAGCAAGCATAAATATGAATGGATAAAAAATTCAAACCGGGATTTAGATTTAGTGAATGCCTGGGTAAAGCCCGAAACCGTTGTGAATTATTATAATGGTTCTAAAATCATTCTAAATATCCACCGTCCATCTGATGAGAAATATAATAAAAACCGTATGGGTATTATTGCGAAAAGTATCAACAACCGCACCTTCGATGCTGCCAGTTGTGAAGCATTTCAACTTCTTGATTCTAAAGAAGATCTGGTCAATCATTTTGAGGACGGGAAGGAAATTGTTTGTTTTAAAGATAAGCATGATTTACTTGAGAAGATTCATTATTATATGGCCCACGACGAAGAACGCAAACAAATTGCTCACAATGCAAGGAAACGCGTGTTGACTTCACACACCTTTCAACATCGAATCGATCATTTGTTAATGAAGCTTCAATGA
- a CDS encoding MATE family efflux transporter has translation MLEPKVNVKQGRLFLDKHFSGESIDYRQIISLFLPILVDQAFVVGLNVVNTAMISSSGVAAISAVNMIDSLNIFLISVFIAVSTGGTVVVAQYKGSGNELMVSKAAAGAVSSVSLMAFAIGLFGIVFHGPLLHLLFGAASPEVMSNARTYLIGSSLSYLGIAVMEAVCGALRGIGRTRVSLVLSLIMNFSYVLLNFVFINGLHMGVFGMTIAINTSRYLAAVCALIYLFRLDSSLRVKIRDLLALNWTMVKRIMFIGLPFAAEQMFFNGGKILTQIFIVSLGTYAIATNAISSSLAGVMQIPANALSLTLITVVGQCMGSRNTKDARKFVKSFLWLSSASFAFMALLIFPVFHPLVSLFHPPEEIVRDIFIVFLINSIAQIPLWSVSFITPSALRAAGDSKFTSIVSMLSMWLFRVVLGYVLGIVLNMGIVGVWLAMNCEWGVRGFIFLRRFLGEKWVQHKVI, from the coding sequence ATGCTAGAGCCCAAGGTGAATGTGAAGCAGGGCCGCCTGTTTCTCGACAAGCATTTTTCCGGAGAATCCATCGACTACCGTCAAATTATATCGTTATTTCTTCCAATATTAGTAGACCAAGCCTTTGTAGTCGGGCTGAACGTCGTGAACACAGCGATGATCAGCTCTTCCGGAGTGGCCGCAATCAGTGCGGTGAATATGATAGATTCGCTGAATATTTTTCTGATCAGTGTGTTCATTGCCGTGTCAACGGGAGGTACTGTTGTAGTAGCGCAATACAAAGGCAGCGGAAACGAGTTAATGGTCTCCAAAGCAGCTGCAGGAGCCGTATCCTCCGTATCGCTGATGGCCTTTGCCATCGGCTTGTTTGGCATTGTGTTCCATGGCCCTCTGCTGCATTTGCTGTTCGGCGCGGCTTCGCCGGAGGTTATGTCGAACGCCCGCACGTATCTCATCGGCAGCAGCCTGTCCTATCTGGGGATTGCTGTGATGGAGGCAGTATGCGGCGCGCTGCGCGGCATCGGGAGGACCCGGGTCTCGCTTGTGCTCTCGCTGATTATGAACTTTTCGTATGTGCTGTTGAACTTTGTGTTCATCAACGGGCTGCATATGGGAGTGTTCGGGATGACCATTGCGATCAACACCTCCCGGTACCTGGCGGCGGTCTGCGCGCTGATCTACCTGTTCCGGCTGGACAGCAGTCTGCGTGTAAAGATCCGGGACCTGCTGGCCCTCAACTGGACTATGGTCAAAAGAATTATGTTCATCGGCCTGCCGTTTGCGGCGGAGCAGATGTTCTTCAATGGCGGCAAGATACTGACGCAGATCTTCATTGTCAGCCTAGGCACCTATGCGATTGCCACGAATGCAATCTCTTCCTCACTCGCCGGGGTGATGCAGATTCCGGCCAATGCGTTGTCGCTGACCCTGATTACCGTCGTCGGCCAATGTATGGGCAGCCGGAATACGAAGGATGCGCGCAAATTCGTCAAATCCTTTCTATGGCTGTCTTCCGCTTCCTTTGCGTTCATGGCGCTGCTGATCTTCCCGGTATTTCATCCGCTGGTATCGCTGTTTCATCCGCCGGAGGAGATCGTCCGGGATATCTTCATCGTTTTTCTGATTAACTCCATTGCCCAGATCCCGCTGTGGTCGGTCAGCTTCATTACGCCTTCTGCACTTCGGGCGGCGGGTGATTCCAAGTTCACCTCCATTGTGTCCATGCTGTCCATGTGGCTGTTCCGCGTTGTGCTGGGCTATGTCCTCGGCATCGTCCTGAATATGGGCATTGTCGGGGTATGGCTGGCAATGAACTGTGAGTGGGGCGTGCGCGGCTTCATCTTCCTCCGGCGTTTTCTCGGGGAGAAGTGGGTCCAGCATAAGGTGATTTAA
- a CDS encoding MFS transporter, with the protein MNTITPKKQKAALLVVGIAIFLDMLIYGLVVPILPKYASALGASQTGIGLLFGSYAIALFIATPIFGALSDRIGRRTPMLWGLLGLAAATLLFAFAEEYWMLITARALQGLAAAITWTSGLAILADLYPSEERGKAMGLALSGQAAGILLGPSLGGWMYQLGGYKLPFLFAAVLAIADGLLRIFLLRDLPERTSGTFLSSFGLLRNRSLLLISGVVIIGSAIPSVLEPTLPLHLQEKFNAEPGFIGMLFAIPTLSYALATPWIGKLSSKIGYKKAVLIGLAVVAISLPLSALPDSMWMQAASLVLLGISMGMVLAPCLPALADISEQSGLPSYGITFAIYNTAYSFGMILGPVTGSVLTDAIGLKLSYLSVGCVALLYMLIMLPSFRRTEVTRLNSNAHDR; encoded by the coding sequence ATGAACACGATTACCCCAAAAAAACAAAAAGCCGCTCTGTTAGTAGTCGGGATAGCGATTTTTTTGGATATGCTGATTTATGGGCTGGTGGTGCCTATTCTTCCGAAATATGCAAGCGCTCTGGGGGCTTCCCAGACCGGAATCGGCTTGCTCTTTGGGAGCTACGCAATCGCATTGTTCATCGCCACACCTATATTTGGAGCTTTATCTGACCGAATTGGACGACGGACCCCTATGCTTTGGGGATTGCTTGGATTGGCTGCAGCTACACTATTGTTTGCATTTGCCGAAGAATATTGGATGCTTATAACAGCAAGAGCCTTGCAGGGACTTGCCGCAGCTATCACCTGGACATCCGGATTAGCTATACTTGCTGATCTTTACCCTTCCGAAGAGCGCGGCAAAGCGATGGGGCTGGCCTTATCAGGACAGGCTGCAGGAATCCTTCTTGGGCCAAGCTTAGGCGGCTGGATGTATCAATTAGGCGGTTATAAGCTTCCTTTTCTCTTTGCAGCAGTTCTGGCCATAGCTGATGGACTGCTTAGGATCTTTCTGTTGCGTGATTTACCAGAAAGAACATCGGGGACGTTCCTCTCCTCATTCGGTTTGCTGCGCAACCGCAGTCTGCTGCTAATCAGCGGTGTTGTTATTATTGGTTCGGCTATCCCCAGTGTATTGGAGCCTACCCTGCCACTGCATTTGCAGGAGAAGTTTAATGCTGAGCCAGGTTTTATCGGAATGTTATTCGCTATTCCTACATTATCCTACGCGCTCGCCACCCCTTGGATCGGCAAGTTATCCAGCAAGATTGGATATAAGAAAGCTGTGCTGATCGGACTTGCAGTAGTTGCCATAAGTCTGCCGCTCTCCGCTCTGCCGGACTCCATGTGGATGCAGGCCGCTTCTCTAGTGCTGCTGGGAATCAGCATGGGTATGGTTCTTGCACCTTGCCTTCCCGCACTTGCGGACATTTCGGAACAAAGCGGACTTCCTTCCTATGGAATTACCTTTGCGATCTATAACACAGCCTACTCATTCGGAATGATCTTAGGACCAGTGACCGGCAGCGTACTGACCGATGCCATCGGGCTGAAACTTTCATATCTCTCTGTTGGCTGTGTTGCACTTTTGTATATGTTGATTATGCTCCCAAGTTTCCGAAGAACGGAGGTCACCCGGTTAAACAGTAATGCTCACGACCGGTAA
- a CDS encoding PadR family transcriptional regulator, whose protein sequence is MTDVMVLGLLLKFGSMSGYEIQQKMISAQTDKWAYVQPASIYHALRKLDKDELIRLEKLEQTGNRSKAIYSITSKGKHEFNSMLISSFKKASVVFPSALYTVLTFVDEAPKEEIIEALEVQEQAIQTIYDEMKAGQKEKEKYSEVSKNVLLIFENMYEQCEVQLQFLQKLKQDLLNDLL, encoded by the coding sequence ATGACAGATGTAATGGTACTTGGATTATTATTGAAATTCGGATCAATGTCCGGCTATGAGATCCAGCAAAAGATGATATCTGCACAAACAGATAAGTGGGCATACGTGCAGCCTGCCTCTATCTACCATGCCCTAAGAAAACTGGACAAAGATGAACTAATCCGTCTGGAAAAGCTTGAGCAAACGGGCAATCGCTCAAAAGCCATTTATTCCATCACCTCTAAGGGAAAACATGAGTTTAACAGCATGTTGATTAGCTCGTTTAAGAAGGCTTCCGTTGTGTTTCCTTCCGCTTTGTACACAGTTCTTACGTTCGTGGATGAAGCGCCGAAAGAAGAAATCATTGAAGCGTTGGAGGTACAGGAGCAGGCAATCCAGACTATATATGATGAAATGAAAGCAGGGCAAAAAGAAAAGGAGAAGTATTCCGAGGTTTCAAAGAATGTACTGTTAATTTTCGAGAATATGTATGAGCAATGTGAGGTGCAACTGCAGTTTTTACAGAAGCTTAAGCAGGATCTATTGAATGATTTGCTGTAG
- a CDS encoding Gfo/Idh/MocA family protein, whose amino-acid sequence MSKKKYVLVGTGGRAEFFYGALVTAYSETSELAAFCDVNQTRMNFANHMLTDKYGYHKVPTYKAGNFDRMIEETRPDFVLVTTIDRTHHKYIIRAMELGCDVISEKPMTIDEEKCQQIFDAIQRTGKNLRVTFNYRYAPHNTKIREVIMDGVLGEILSVNFEWLLNTQHGADYFRRWHRDKRNSGGLLVHKSTHHFDLMNFWLASQPDTVFAMGDLRFYGKENAEKRGITEFYQRAYGSKAAENDPFALHLDRNEHLKSMYLDAEHEDGYQRDQSVFGDNISIEDTMNVMVKYKNKTVMNYSLNAYMPWEGFIIVFNGTEGRMEVRITEQSYVNSGGKKENEGALEGVNITIYPHFKEPYRVQFESSAGGHGGGDPVLLRDIFDKKQEDRFGRAASHKDGAMSIMTGIAANRSMRTGQPVKVDDIWKM is encoded by the coding sequence TTGTCCAAAAAGAAATATGTGCTAGTCGGTACCGGCGGCCGGGCCGAGTTTTTTTACGGCGCACTGGTTACCGCTTACAGCGAAACCTCCGAACTCGCAGCCTTCTGTGATGTCAATCAGACGCGGATGAATTTTGCTAACCATATGCTGACGGACAAATACGGCTACCATAAGGTGCCTACCTACAAGGCCGGGAATTTCGACCGCATGATTGAGGAGACCCGGCCCGACTTCGTATTGGTGACGACCATTGACCGTACACACCACAAGTATATTATCCGCGCTATGGAGCTGGGCTGTGATGTCATATCCGAGAAGCCGATGACCATTGATGAGGAGAAATGCCAGCAGATCTTCGATGCCATCCAGCGTACCGGCAAAAATCTGCGGGTAACCTTCAATTACCGTTACGCACCGCATAACACAAAGATCCGTGAGGTTATTATGGACGGCGTGCTGGGAGAAATCCTGTCCGTCAATTTCGAGTGGCTGCTGAACACCCAGCATGGAGCGGATTATTTCCGCAGATGGCACCGGGACAAACGGAACAGCGGCGGCCTGCTGGTACATAAATCGACGCATCACTTCGACCTGATGAACTTCTGGCTGGCTTCACAGCCGGATACGGTCTTCGCCATGGGCGATCTGCGGTTCTACGGCAAAGAAAATGCAGAGAAAAGAGGCATCACCGAATTCTATCAGCGTGCCTATGGCAGCAAAGCTGCCGAGAATGATCCCTTCGCGCTCCATCTGGACCGCAACGAGCACCTGAAAAGCATGTATCTGGACGCAGAGCATGAAGACGGGTATCAGCGCGACCAAAGTGTATTCGGTGACAATATCAGCATCGAGGATACCATGAATGTAATGGTCAAGTACAAGAATAAGACCGTTATGAACTATTCGCTGAACGCTTATATGCCTTGGGAAGGGTTCATTATCGTCTTCAACGGCACGGAAGGCCGTATGGAGGTTCGCATCACTGAACAATCCTACGTCAATTCCGGCGGCAAAAAAGAAAACGAAGGCGCGTTGGAGGGTGTCAACATCACCATCTACCCTCACTTCAAGGAGCCTTACCGCGTCCAGTTCGAAAGCAGTGCAGGCGGCCATGGAGGCGGTGATCCGGTGCTGCTGCGCGACATTTTCGATAAGAAACAGGAGGACCGCTTTGGCCGTGCAGCCTCGCACAAGGATGGCGCCATGTCGATCATGACCGGGATTGCGGCCAACCGCTCCATGCGTACCGGCCAGCCGGTGAAGGTAGACGACATCTGGAAAATGTAA
- a CDS encoding helix-turn-helix transcriptional regulator: MDTDHFHDSYEIYYLLSGERHYYIHNRIYALQAGDLVFINKNQLHRTTSRNRSRHERILVNFDDLFLEPAAGLVPDLAEMFQGESFLLRPNAHEQGEIADLFQAMLQEQREGAPWSRPYLQTLLLQLLIRLDRIRNAKPAVVIPEQSEAQHRVYGIIEYLDAHYGEKLTLGGIAEHFFISSTYLCRTFKQTTGFTMIEYLNYVRIRETKALLRTTDWRVTRIARETGFESIAHFGRVFKEITGRSPLQYRKQNRE; encoded by the coding sequence ATGGATACCGATCATTTCCATGATTCCTATGAAATCTATTATTTGCTGTCCGGGGAGCGGCATTATTATATCCATAACCGGATTTATGCCTTGCAGGCAGGCGATCTGGTCTTCATCAACAAAAATCAGCTGCATCGTACAACCAGCCGCAACCGCTCGCGGCATGAGCGGATTCTGGTCAATTTTGACGATTTGTTCCTGGAGCCTGCGGCAGGCCTTGTGCCGGACTTGGCAGAGATGTTCCAGGGAGAGAGCTTTTTGCTCCGGCCCAATGCCCATGAGCAGGGGGAGATTGCCGATCTGTTCCAGGCGATGCTGCAGGAGCAGCGGGAGGGAGCGCCGTGGAGCAGGCCGTATCTGCAGACGCTGCTGCTTCAGCTGCTGATCCGGCTGGACCGCATCCGTAATGCGAAGCCGGCGGTGGTGATTCCGGAGCAAAGTGAAGCACAGCACCGGGTCTACGGCATTATTGAATATCTGGATGCCCATTATGGCGAAAAGTTGACGCTTGGAGGCATTGCCGAGCATTTTTTCATCAGCTCTACGTATTTATGCCGGACGTTCAAACAGACGACAGGGTTTACAATGATCGAGTATTTGAATTATGTCCGCATCCGCGAGACGAAAGCCCTGCTCCGGACAACGGATTGGAGAGTGACCCGGATCGCCCGGGAGACGGGATTCGAGAGCATTGCCCATTTCGGTCGGGTATTTAAGGAAATCACCGGACGTTCGCCGCTGCAATACCGGAAGCAGAACCGGGAGTAG
- a CDS encoding MaoC family dehydratase, translating into MKFHEFYVGQVFKTKSITITKESITSFAAEFDPQYMHLDEDKAKQGRFNGIIASGIQTMAVSFKIWVETGSYGDDIIAGTAMNHLKFIKPVYPEDELHTVVEVTALKEKKNETGSVTVWLSTFNQKDEKVFEGELTVLVKR; encoded by the coding sequence ATGAAATTTCATGAATTTTATGTCGGACAAGTCTTTAAAACCAAGTCTATAACAATCACTAAAGAGAGTATTACAAGTTTTGCAGCGGAGTTTGATCCGCAGTATATGCATTTGGATGAAGACAAAGCAAAGCAAGGGAGATTTAATGGAATCATCGCTTCAGGAATACAAACCATGGCAGTCTCATTTAAGATCTGGGTTGAAACGGGGAGTTATGGCGATGATATTATTGCCGGAACGGCTATGAATCATCTGAAATTTATAAAACCCGTGTATCCAGAGGATGAATTGCATACTGTTGTTGAAGTAACAGCGCTAAAAGAGAAGAAAAATGAAACAGGGAGCGTTACTGTATGGCTGTCAACGTTCAACCAGAAGGATGAGAAGGTATTTGAAGGTGAATTAACCGTTCTGGTTAAGCGGTAA